The Streptomyces laurentii genome contains a region encoding:
- a CDS encoding tow domain-containing protein (identified by MetaGeneAnnotator; putative;~sequence version:1): MAAEPHRALALASVRGEGARTLDGWPADRPATGRSGAGADVRTGRPAAVLGRARPEAGRGPEEGRERSFRATTDRVTHGGAERSVKAVPVGHPQGVRAPAGSSAIVRAGPEGAEASGKFSPGRARAKGGYGGGDVKRGQIVRSTPVRWAKTTMLEA, encoded by the coding sequence ATGGCGGCAGAACCGCACCGCGCCCTGGCCCTCGCGTCCGTACGAGGCGAAGGGGCCCGAACCCTGGACGGCTGGCCGGCGGACCGGCCGGCCACAGGGCGGTCCGGCGCGGGAGCGGATGTCCGCACCGGCCGCCCTGCCGCCGTCCTGGGGAGGGCCCGCCCGGAAGCGGGGCGCGGTCCCGAGGAGGGGCGGGAGCGCTCGTTCCGGGCGACGACGGACCGCGTGACGCATGGCGGGGCGGAGCGGTCCGTGAAGGCGGTGCCGGTCGGACACCCACAGGGGGTGCGGGCTCCTGCCGGCTCCTCGGCCATCGTGCGCGCCGGGCCCGAAGGAGCGGAAGCCTCTGGCAAGTTCTCGCCAGGCCGGGCCAGGGCCAAGGGCGGGTACGGGGGCGGGGACGTGAAGCGGGGTCAGATCGTGCGGTCGACACCCGTGAGGTGGGCGAAGACCACGATGTTGGAGGCGTAG
- a CDS encoding hypothetical protein (Sortase E (SrtE) isa membrane transpeptidase foundin gram-positive bacteria that cleaves surface proteins at a cell sorting motif and catalyzes a transpeptidation reaction in which the surface protein substrate is covalently linked to peptidoglycan for...; cd05829;~identified by MetaGeneAnnotator; putative;~putative catalytic site [active];~secreted protein [Streptomyces pristinaespiralis ATCC25486]): MSAGGRVPARPSYERPPYERPSYERCPRGTGPRRPHPRGPVRRGGASVRRKRRLRRTRRLARTVLVTLSLVVGGLWWAQDDQPPPGPVLAAAPVGHGVAAPVAARPVVVPQSRPQPPAAPLKRSRPTALAVPAITIQAPVVELGLDGTGHLAVPPVDNPRVVGWYAKGVTPGERGTAVVVGHRDTRTGPAIFLNLNVLNPGNTVRVARADGRVAVFTVDRVRTYDKASFPDDEVYGPSDRAELRLLTCGGLFDRKNGYASNIVVFAHLTGVDRTI, translated from the coding sequence GTGTCCGCCGGCGGCCGGGTCCCGGCCCGGCCCTCGTACGAGCGGCCCCCGTATGAGCGGCCCTCGTACGAGCGGTGCCCGCGCGGGACGGGGCCGCGCCGGCCCCACCCGCGCGGGCCCGTCCGGCGCGGCGGAGCCTCCGTCCGCCGGAAGCGGCGGCTCCGGCGCACCCGGCGGCTCGCCCGCACCGTCCTCGTGACCCTCTCCCTGGTCGTCGGCGGCCTGTGGTGGGCGCAGGACGACCAGCCGCCGCCCGGCCCCGTGCTCGCGGCGGCGCCCGTCGGCCACGGCGTGGCGGCACCGGTCGCGGCCCGCCCCGTCGTAGTGCCGCAGTCCCGTCCCCAGCCGCCGGCCGCGCCGCTGAAGCGCTCCCGGCCCACCGCCCTCGCCGTCCCCGCGATCACCATCCAGGCTCCGGTCGTCGAACTGGGGCTCGACGGCACCGGGCATCTCGCGGTCCCGCCCGTCGACAACCCCCGGGTCGTCGGCTGGTACGCGAAAGGCGTCACGCCCGGCGAACGCGGCACCGCCGTCGTGGTCGGCCACCGCGACACCCGCACCGGACCGGCGATCTTCCTCAACCTCAACGTGCTGAACCCGGGCAACACCGTGCGCGTCGCCCGCGCCGACGGACGGGTCGCCGTCTTCACCGTCGACCGGGTCCGCACGTACGACAAGGCGTCCTTCCCCGACGACGAGGTGTACGGGCCCTCGGACCGGGCCGAACTGCGGCTGCTCACCTGCGGCGGCCTCTTCGACCGCAAGAACGGCTACGCCTCCAACATCGTGGTCTTCGCCCACCTCACGGGTGTCGACCGCACGATCTGA
- a CDS encoding hypothetical protein (identified by MetaGeneAnnotator; putative;~sequence version:1): MTAPALRPLLSTAVTALALGSLALTSAPAAFAAPGDNGDVKIHLSGTPVGSLSDETKVCRFYLDAFNFDTLQLVDWEITPQPAKSATPNLSGSINLSVGIGHTNDLMLPNGTYRLTWKFLGETGAAKHKVFTVDCTGGQTGGKPPHGPVGAGGGGAAENVAAVGDDTTFGVGSAIVAALAGTAGLLLVRRSRRRNNGVA; the protein is encoded by the coding sequence ATGACCGCCCCGGCTCTCCGCCCCCTGCTGTCCACCGCCGTGACCGCGCTCGCCCTCGGTTCCCTGGCCCTGACGAGCGCGCCCGCGGCCTTCGCCGCCCCCGGCGACAACGGTGACGTCAAGATCCATCTGTCGGGCACGCCCGTCGGTTCGCTGAGCGACGAGACCAAGGTCTGCCGGTTCTACCTCGACGCCTTCAACTTCGACACCCTCCAACTGGTGGACTGGGAGATCACCCCTCAGCCGGCGAAGTCGGCCACGCCGAACCTCAGCGGGTCGATCAACCTCTCGGTCGGCATCGGGCACACCAACGACCTCATGCTGCCGAACGGCACGTACCGGCTCACCTGGAAGTTCCTGGGCGAGACGGGCGCCGCCAAGCACAAGGTCTTCACGGTCGACTGCACCGGCGGCCAGACAGGCGGCAAGCCGCCGCACGGCCCGGTCGGCGCGGGCGGCGGCGGGGCGGCGGAGAACGTCGCGGCCGTCGGGGACGACACCACCTTCGGGGTCGGATCGGCGATCGTCGCGGCGCTCGCGGGCACCGCCGGCCTCCTTCTCGTCCGCCGCTCGCGCCGGCGCAACAATGGCGTCGCGTAG
- a CDS encoding divalent metal ions/citrate complex secondary transporter (C4-dicarboxylate anaerobic carrier; cl15356;~Citrate transporter; pfam03600;~divalent metal ions/citrate complex secondary transporter [Streptomyces pristinaespiralis ATCC25486];~identified by MetaGeneAnnotator; putative), whose amino-acid sequence MLTILGFAMIATFLVLIMTRKMSPIAALVLIPALFCVAVGQGARLGDCVLDGVGKLAPTAAMLMFAIVFFGVMIDVGLFDPVVRGILRFCKADPMRVVVGTAVLAAIVSLDGDGSTTFMITVSAMFPLYKRLGMSLVVMTGVAATANGVMNTLPWGGPTARAATALGLDAADVFVPMIPALGAGLLCVFLLAYALGRRERARVGRLALGGVPAPQAASVLVEAGDGGGGSEGGAGTGAGGDTAAGAAEGEPRDEDAFTVLDPHRETLRPRLYWFNAGLTAALIAAMITELLPIPVLFLLGAALALTVNFPRMADQKARLAAHADNVLNVTGMVFAAAVFTGVLSGTGMVAHMADWLVGAVPGGMGPHMALVTGALSLPLTYFMSNDGFYFGVLPVLAEAGAAHGVPPVEIARASLVGQALHMSSPLVPAVYVLVGMARVEFGDHTRFTVKWAALTSLVVLGAGILVGIL is encoded by the coding sequence ATGCTGACCATCCTCGGCTTCGCCATGATCGCGACCTTCCTGGTCCTGATCATGACCCGGAAGATGTCGCCGATCGCGGCACTCGTGCTCATTCCCGCGTTGTTCTGCGTCGCCGTCGGCCAAGGGGCCCGGCTGGGCGACTGCGTCCTCGACGGCGTCGGCAAGCTGGCGCCCACGGCCGCGATGCTGATGTTCGCGATCGTCTTCTTCGGCGTCATGATCGACGTCGGCCTGTTCGATCCGGTCGTCCGCGGCATCCTGCGTTTCTGCAAGGCCGACCCGATGCGGGTGGTGGTCGGTACGGCGGTGCTGGCCGCCATCGTCTCGCTGGACGGCGACGGCTCCACCACCTTCATGATCACGGTCTCCGCGATGTTCCCGCTCTACAAACGGCTCGGCATGAGTCTCGTCGTCATGACCGGCGTCGCCGCCACCGCGAACGGGGTCATGAACACCCTTCCCTGGGGCGGCCCCACGGCCCGCGCGGCCACCGCGCTGGGGCTCGACGCGGCCGACGTGTTCGTCCCGATGATCCCGGCGCTCGGCGCCGGCCTGCTGTGCGTCTTCCTCCTCGCCTACGCCCTCGGCCGCCGTGAGCGCGCCCGCGTCGGCCGCCTCGCTCTCGGCGGCGTCCCCGCGCCGCAGGCGGCGAGCGTCCTGGTCGAGGCCGGTGACGGCGGTGGCGGCAGCGAAGGTGGTGCCGGCACCGGTGCCGGTGGCGACACGGCGGCCGGCGCGGCCGAGGGCGAGCCCCGCGACGAGGACGCCTTCACCGTGCTCGACCCGCACCGCGAGACGCTCCGGCCCCGGCTGTACTGGTTCAACGCCGGCCTCACCGCCGCCCTGATCGCCGCGATGATCACGGAGCTGCTGCCCATCCCGGTGCTGTTCCTGCTGGGTGCCGCGCTCGCACTCACCGTCAACTTCCCGCGTATGGCCGACCAGAAGGCCCGCCTCGCGGCCCACGCGGACAACGTCCTCAACGTCACCGGCATGGTCTTCGCCGCCGCCGTCTTCACCGGAGTGCTCTCCGGGACCGGCATGGTCGCGCACATGGCCGACTGGCTGGTCGGCGCCGTCCCGGGCGGCATGGGCCCGCACATGGCGCTGGTCACCGGCGCGCTGAGCCTGCCGCTCACGTACTTCATGTCCAACGACGGCTTCTACTTCGGCGTGCTGCCCGTGCTCGCCGAGGCCGGCGCGGCGCATGGCGTCCCGCCGGTGGAGATCGCCCGGGCCTCGCTGGTCGGCCAGGCGCTGCACATGTCGAGCCCGCTGGTCCCGGCCGTGTACGTGCTGGTCGGCATGGCGCGGGTCGAGTTCGGCGACCACACCCGCTTCACCGTGAAGTGGGCGGCGCTGACCTCTTTGGTCGTGCTCGGCGCGGGCATCCTGGTCGGCATTCTCTGA